A window of the Drosophila simulans strain w501 chromosome 2L, Prin_Dsim_3.1, whole genome shotgun sequence genome harbors these coding sequences:
- the LOC6730985 gene encoding uncharacterized protein LOC6730985 isoform X2, with amino-acid sequence MADSLPTALTVTRLPAGATCSCRSISERSESAAIVSESTQTIASTEDMGTQTGFQTVPNEDFNFGQDASTQSMLNMQDAGTQPIPVSTENLNSIQTQTEYKEPKTVRFPPKKYSKTVHEEEKPRKSLRKCFFKRPLIVVKGDTLISPDFFHQSRMENGSVTTRKEDKETQYENHFGTQSNSSDDKPSNPSTCSKILDRVQKLETIMKRQELSLRDLQGSVKSWKVQECKPSDCRIIFQGQPQACELPKKLETSDQASQINDIDEERKLPIKPEVFNQASQKKYTTRSEEQKLPIKPEPFNQESQKIYTARSEERKLPRKPEKIDQATQKKDTASCECKTLSKEFLQIFMKPETAQDEQKSNNSQRTRDTPVSSEKSTGLQFSRESNVNNRRCSKANEHEVSLKDAQLPTATQYLKDSESLLEQFNRVFAKTKSEETICDKPRNISESKQIGRPTSAYPADPTKQNDTEQRVENLLDEFVKFVKEPKGDSLGARKVSSTSCLESKSSRQSNKTEEKEVYKSLIEQLISHFTKSKSCENNQARKAQSESSSVDRLLAEFVKMFKRSNSLEEDRPKKVSFNCSKAPQNVKSTAMQSEPKMSDMELDANGRSGFRQLEGKSKPSAIFRNTQRMDKSSPHGCQYCGDDSLPILDSLMDEVYRLIGPRPFDEVVLTILRQEDNVYHIKVREMATGKDLGCILGSRGAINQAIAIGLFEDIHTFCELDKNRQYDPRDCPLGTGLDELCRRQCGGELAPDGSADKQRVVEFCTRVLGLPAGQADRFFSVTNALKMDPSFDFSSSLLRHAENLEPTGQGADLSDVVKTSSLFLRIISGQCNDVQDDEEDSSYGFDSNNAP; translated from the coding sequence ATGGCCGATTCGCTGCCCACCGCGTTGACTGTGACTCGCCTACCTGCCGGAGCAACTTGCAGCTGTCGTTCCATTTCGGAACGCTCGGAATCCGCTGCCATCGTCTCGGAATCAACGCAAACCATCGCTTCCACCGAGGACATGGGCACTCAAACCGGCTTCCAGACGGTTCCCAATGAGGATTTCAATTTTGGCCAAGATGCATCCACGCAATCTATGCTTAAtatgcaggatgcaggaacACAACCGATTCCAGTATCGACCGAAAACCTTAACAGCATACAAACACAAACGGAATATAAAGAACCAAAGACTGTCAGATTTCCGccgaaaaaatattcaaagacTGTGCATGAAGAAGAAAAACCTAGAAAATCGTTGCGCAAATGTTTCTTTAAGCGCCCACTAATCGTAGTTAAAGGCGACACTCTTATATCTCCCGATTTTTTCCATCAAAGTAGAATGGAGAACGGATCAGTCACTACTAGAAAAGAAGATAAAGAAACCCAATATGAAAACCATTTCGGGACACAATCAAATAGTTCCGACGATAAGCCTTCAAATCCTTCGACGTGTTCAAAAATCCTCGATAGAGTACAGAAATTGGAAACCATAATGAAGAGACAGGAGCTTTCTCTAAGGGATCTACAGGGCTCTGTGAAATCGTGGAAGGTCCAGGAATGCAAACCCTCTGATTGTAGGATCATATTTCAAGGTCAACCGCAGGCATgcgaattgccaaaaaaactAGAAACATCTGATCAGGCATCCCAGATAAACGATATAGACGAGGAACGCAAATTGCCAATAAAACCGGAAGTTTTTAACCAGGCATCccagaaaaaatatacaactcGTTCCGAGGAACAAAAGTTGCCAATAAAACCTGAACCTTTTAACCAGGAATCccagaaaatatatacagcTCGTTCCGAGGAACGCAAATTACCAAGAAAACCTGAAAAAATTGACCAGgctacacaaaaaaaagatacaGCTAGTTGCGAGTGCAAAACGCTATCCAAAGAATttcttcaaatatttatgaagcCTGAAACTGCTCAAGACGaacagaaatcaaataattcTCAACGCACCAGGGATACCCCAGTAAGCTCGGAAAAATCAACTGGTCTACAATTCAGTAGGGAAAGTAATGTAAATAATCGGAGGTGTTCTAAGGCGAATGAACATGAAGTATCTCTGAAAGATGCCCAACTCCCAACTGCTACACAATATTTGAAAGATTCCGAAAGTTTGCTGGAACAATTTAATCGAGTTTTtgctaaaacaaaaagcgaagaaaCAATTTGCGACAAGCCTAGAAATATTTCAGAATCTAAACAAATCGGTAGGCCAACATCCGCTTACCCTGCAGATCCCACGAAACAAAATGATACTGAACAAAGGGTTGAAAACTTACTCGatgaatttgttaaatttgttaaagaaCCCAAAGGCGATTCACTAGGTGCAAGAAAGGTTTCCTCCACATCTTGCTTGGAGTCGAAAAGTTCCAGACAATCCAATAAAACTGAGGAGAAAGAAGTATACAAATCCTTGATTGAGCAGCTTATAAGTCATTTCACAAAATCCAAGTCGTGTGAAAATAATCAGGCGCGGAAGGCCCAATCAGAGTCCTCTTCAGTCGATCGCTTACTGGCGGAATtcgtaaaaatgtttaagagATCCAACAGCCTGGAGGAGGACAGACCCAAAAAGGTGAGCTTCAATTGTTCGAAAGCTCCTCAAAATGTTAAATCCACTGCAATGCAATCGGAACCTAAGATGTCGGATATGGAGTTGGATGCGAACGGACGTAGCGGTTTCCGTCAACTAGAAGGAAAATCTAAGCCAAGTGCAATTTTTAGGAACACCCAGAGGATGGATAAGTCGTCGCCACATGGATGTCAATACTGTGGCGATGACAGTCTGCCCATTCTGGATTCCTTGATGGATGAAGTATATCGGCTGATTGGGCCGAGGCCCTTCGATGAAGTGGTCCTGACCATACTGCGTCAAGAGGATAATGTCTACCACATCAAGGTGCGTGAGATGGCTACCGGAAAGGATCTAGGCTGCATTCTGGGAAGTCGAGGGGCCATCAACCAAGCTATCGCGATAGGATTATTCGAGGACATTCACACGTTCTGTGAGCTGGACAAAAACAGGCAGTACGATCCCAGGGACTGTCCACTGGGCACCGGTCTGGACGAACTTTGCCGTCGACAGTGCGGCGGAGAGCTTGCACCAGATGGAAGTGCCGACAAGCAAAGAGTCGTCGAATTTTGCACTCGTGTGCTGGGTCTGCCCGCTGGTCAAGCGGACCGCTTCTTCTCCGTGACCAACGCCCTAAAAATGGACCCATCATTTGATTTCTCCAGTTCATTGCTCCGTCATGCCGAAAATCTAGAACCCACTGGTCAAGGAGCGGATTTGAGCGATGTGGTCAAGACATCCAGTTTATTCCTACGCATAATTTCTGGCCAGTGTAATGACGTTCAAGATGATGAAGAGGATTCATCATATGGATTCGATAGCAATAATGCACCTTAG
- the LOC6730985 gene encoding uncharacterized protein LOC6730985 isoform X1, translating into MYGPMSATNKEIGEASLTAEQIRHRHQYDFLIMLLERCDSSPRETKSDYSLTRINFNSTEELDASMADSLPTALTVTRLPAGATCSCRSISERSESAAIVSESTQTIASTEDMGTQTGFQTVPNEDFNFGQDASTQSMLNMQDAGTQPIPVSTENLNSIQTQTEYKEPKTVRFPPKKYSKTVHEEEKPRKSLRKCFFKRPLIVVKGDTLISPDFFHQSRMENGSVTTRKEDKETQYENHFGTQSNSSDDKPSNPSTCSKILDRVQKLETIMKRQELSLRDLQGSVKSWKVQECKPSDCRIIFQGQPQACELPKKLETSDQASQINDIDEERKLPIKPEVFNQASQKKYTTRSEEQKLPIKPEPFNQESQKIYTARSEERKLPRKPEKIDQATQKKDTASCECKTLSKEFLQIFMKPETAQDEQKSNNSQRTRDTPVSSEKSTGLQFSRESNVNNRRCSKANEHEVSLKDAQLPTATQYLKDSESLLEQFNRVFAKTKSEETICDKPRNISESKQIGRPTSAYPADPTKQNDTEQRVENLLDEFVKFVKEPKGDSLGARKVSSTSCLESKSSRQSNKTEEKEVYKSLIEQLISHFTKSKSCENNQARKAQSESSSVDRLLAEFVKMFKRSNSLEEDRPKKVSFNCSKAPQNVKSTAMQSEPKMSDMELDANGRSGFRQLEGKSKPSAIFRNTQRMDKSSPHGCQYCGDDSLPILDSLMDEVYRLIGPRPFDEVVLTILRQEDNVYHIKVREMATGKDLGCILGSRGAINQAIAIGLFEDIHTFCELDKNRQYDPRDCPLGTGLDELCRRQCGGELAPDGSADKQRVVEFCTRVLGLPAGQADRFFSVTNALKMDPSFDFSSSLLRHAENLEPTGQGADLSDVVKTSSLFLRIISGQCNDVQDDEEDSSYGFDSNNAP; encoded by the exons atgtacGGTCCAATGAGTGCCACGAACAAAGAAATCGGCGAAGCGAGCTTGACAGCAGAGCAAATTAGACACAGACACCAATATGATTTCCTCATAATGTTATTAGaaag ATGCGACAGTTCCCCAAGGGAGACGAAAAGCGATTACTCCCTGACCCgcatcaatttcaattccacGGAAGAGTTGG ATGCTTCCATGGCCGATTCGCTGCCCACCGCGTTGACTGTGACTCGCCTACCTGCCGGAGCAACTTGCAGCTGTCGTTCCATTTCGGAACGCTCGGAATCCGCTGCCATCGTCTCGGAATCAACGCAAACCATCGCTTCCACCGAGGACATGGGCACTCAAACCGGCTTCCAGACGGTTCCCAATGAGGATTTCAATTTTGGCCAAGATGCATCCACGCAATCTATGCTTAAtatgcaggatgcaggaacACAACCGATTCCAGTATCGACCGAAAACCTTAACAGCATACAAACACAAACGGAATATAAAGAACCAAAGACTGTCAGATTTCCGccgaaaaaatattcaaagacTGTGCATGAAGAAGAAAAACCTAGAAAATCGTTGCGCAAATGTTTCTTTAAGCGCCCACTAATCGTAGTTAAAGGCGACACTCTTATATCTCCCGATTTTTTCCATCAAAGTAGAATGGAGAACGGATCAGTCACTACTAGAAAAGAAGATAAAGAAACCCAATATGAAAACCATTTCGGGACACAATCAAATAGTTCCGACGATAAGCCTTCAAATCCTTCGACGTGTTCAAAAATCCTCGATAGAGTACAGAAATTGGAAACCATAATGAAGAGACAGGAGCTTTCTCTAAGGGATCTACAGGGCTCTGTGAAATCGTGGAAGGTCCAGGAATGCAAACCCTCTGATTGTAGGATCATATTTCAAGGTCAACCGCAGGCATgcgaattgccaaaaaaactAGAAACATCTGATCAGGCATCCCAGATAAACGATATAGACGAGGAACGCAAATTGCCAATAAAACCGGAAGTTTTTAACCAGGCATCccagaaaaaatatacaactcGTTCCGAGGAACAAAAGTTGCCAATAAAACCTGAACCTTTTAACCAGGAATCccagaaaatatatacagcTCGTTCCGAGGAACGCAAATTACCAAGAAAACCTGAAAAAATTGACCAGgctacacaaaaaaaagatacaGCTAGTTGCGAGTGCAAAACGCTATCCAAAGAATttcttcaaatatttatgaagcCTGAAACTGCTCAAGACGaacagaaatcaaataattcTCAACGCACCAGGGATACCCCAGTAAGCTCGGAAAAATCAACTGGTCTACAATTCAGTAGGGAAAGTAATGTAAATAATCGGAGGTGTTCTAAGGCGAATGAACATGAAGTATCTCTGAAAGATGCCCAACTCCCAACTGCTACACAATATTTGAAAGATTCCGAAAGTTTGCTGGAACAATTTAATCGAGTTTTtgctaaaacaaaaagcgaagaaaCAATTTGCGACAAGCCTAGAAATATTTCAGAATCTAAACAAATCGGTAGGCCAACATCCGCTTACCCTGCAGATCCCACGAAACAAAATGATACTGAACAAAGGGTTGAAAACTTACTCGatgaatttgttaaatttgttaaagaaCCCAAAGGCGATTCACTAGGTGCAAGAAAGGTTTCCTCCACATCTTGCTTGGAGTCGAAAAGTTCCAGACAATCCAATAAAACTGAGGAGAAAGAAGTATACAAATCCTTGATTGAGCAGCTTATAAGTCATTTCACAAAATCCAAGTCGTGTGAAAATAATCAGGCGCGGAAGGCCCAATCAGAGTCCTCTTCAGTCGATCGCTTACTGGCGGAATtcgtaaaaatgtttaagagATCCAACAGCCTGGAGGAGGACAGACCCAAAAAGGTGAGCTTCAATTGTTCGAAAGCTCCTCAAAATGTTAAATCCACTGCAATGCAATCGGAACCTAAGATGTCGGATATGGAGTTGGATGCGAACGGACGTAGCGGTTTCCGTCAACTAGAAGGAAAATCTAAGCCAAGTGCAATTTTTAGGAACACCCAGAGGATGGATAAGTCGTCGCCACATGGATGTCAATACTGTGGCGATGACAGTCTGCCCATTCTGGATTCCTTGATGGATGAAGTATATCGGCTGATTGGGCCGAGGCCCTTCGATGAAGTGGTCCTGACCATACTGCGTCAAGAGGATAATGTCTACCACATCAAGGTGCGTGAGATGGCTACCGGAAAGGATCTAGGCTGCATTCTGGGAAGTCGAGGGGCCATCAACCAAGCTATCGCGATAGGATTATTCGAGGACATTCACACGTTCTGTGAGCTGGACAAAAACAGGCAGTACGATCCCAGGGACTGTCCACTGGGCACCGGTCTGGACGAACTTTGCCGTCGACAGTGCGGCGGAGAGCTTGCACCAGATGGAAGTGCCGACAAGCAAAGAGTCGTCGAATTTTGCACTCGTGTGCTGGGTCTGCCCGCTGGTCAAGCGGACCGCTTCTTCTCCGTGACCAACGCCCTAAAAATGGACCCATCATTTGATTTCTCCAGTTCATTGCTCCGTCATGCCGAAAATCTAGAACCCACTGGTCAAGGAGCGGATTTGAGCGATGTGGTCAAGACATCCAGTTTATTCCTACGCATAATTTCTGGCCAGTGTAATGACGTTCAAGATGATGAAGAGGATTCATCATATGGATTCGATAGCAATAATGCACCTTAG
- the LOC6730987 gene encoding early boundary activity protein 3, which produces MSKISNDSGLDDSANSGAVVSANGPLAATRLSWFLAEVDDGLMKDGKPNGRRRLCVLHSMELLESDVSDKYMTRFVEFRVNGMVLEAKLILAADERRLVDAALLSMSKEEREDAGGQQLLVQYTENEKAGERLIQKLVSPNDVMLLSTKPELKGNPLVSLAPGCIAHILYAYESRDYMEKILLHLKARSFDLAFDDNLEAEPEAMNDDTWMLVQYSPEPEMVVYQVVQYRQTVWRKENLFKDVIAYMQLPGSDIVLQAVVISYGQDKEVLNAKYEELRRFPFDIDFPLPDELEKHPDHMTSTALFSRTSLYQKAEQRDTTGEHKELRKSLEQMSEKAQGEAQMIIDAFDMVDNINKNLQSRLSGEVRSVVEVTSGDELH; this is translated from the coding sequence ATGAGCAAAATCAGCAACGACAGTGGATTGGATGACTCCGCGAACAGTGGAGCCGTTGTGAGCGCCAATGGACCCTTGGCAGCGACCCGGTTATCCTGGTTCCTGGCCGAAGTCGATGACGGCTTAATGAAGGATGGGAAGCCAAATGGCCGGCGCCGCCTCTGCGTTCTCCATTCGATGGAACTCCTGGAGTCAGATGTATCGGACAAGTACATGACCCGATTCGTTGAATTTCGCGTCAATGGAATGGTGCTGGAGGCGAAACTCATACTGGCAGCGGATGAGAGGCGCCTGGTGGATGCAGCATTGCTGTCCATGAGCAAGGAGGAGAGGGAGGATGCCGGAGGCCAGCAACTGTTGGTCCAGTACACTGAGAATGAAAAGGCGGGCGAGCGCCTCATCCAGAAACTTGTTTCTCCAAACGATGTGATGTTGCTGAGCACCAAGCCCGAGCTGAAGGGTAATCCTCTGGTGAGCTTGGCTCCCGGCTGCATTGCCCATATCCTATATGCCTACGAAAGCCGTGATTATATGGAAAAGATACTACTGCACCTGAAAGCGCGAAGCTTTGACCTCGCCTTCGATGATAATTTGGAAGCTGAACCAGAGGCCATGAATGATGACACTTGGATGCTGGTGCAATACAGTCCCGAACCGGAGATGGTGGTATACCAGGTGGTGCAGTACAGACAAACCGTGTGGAGGAAAGAGAATCTCTTTAAGGACGTGATTGCCTACATGCAACTTCCTGGTAGCGACATCGTCCTCCAGGCGGTGGTCATCAGCTATGGCCAGGACAAAGAGGTCCTGAACGCGAAGTACGAGGAGTTGCGACGATTCCCATTTGATATTGACTTTCCACTGCCCGACGAACTGGAGAAGCACCCTGATCACATGACGTCCACCGCCCTCTTCTCGCGAACCAGCTTGTACCAGAAGGCGGAGCAGCGGGACACTACTGGAGAGCACAAGGAGTTGCGAAAAAGTCTGGAACAGATGAGTGAGAAGGCGCAGGGCGAGGCCCAAATGATCATAGATGCCTTCGACATGGTGGACAATATCAACAAGAATCTGCAGAGTCGTTTGTCCGGAGAGGTGCGATCGGTAGTGGAGGTCACATCCGGAGACGAACTTCATTAG
- the LOC6730986 gene encoding early boundary activity protein 1, whose amino-acid sequence MINRRQRLEFALTLLPYDPETVQLSETQKKVEAIIARLRTDDSLTEEESDDCKVRRIQEANEFADSAMRHIEMSDSGKLSTLETLTLAAERLLRTQRPPDQDFDDMVQDMEDSQLMRNTIQAVNEARLKLLQQWERSKRKALDLLTIEIEKVQEMDQEQEHKQAHEQDQDQEQSSEPFDVFRDGADDHNTSTPKTNDEDLGLDDDDEDYVPGGEETIGNKRKRIKKPVTSTPNAKRRCPGFEFDLDGESPMVMIGPNGTEVSRISLSAINWDMTGPSITRKLLCEIFDRDTLAHHTLSGKPSPAFRDCARPSKQQLDPLKVADLVYLMTNSLDMTPREVRTAITTKCADENKMLRSRMQRKSK is encoded by the exons ATG ATTAACCGCCGCCAGCGTTTGGAATTCGCCCTGACCCTATTGCCCTATGATCCCGAGACGGTTCAGTTGTCAGAGACGCAGAAGAAAGTGGAGGCGATCATCGCCCGCCTGCGAACGGATGACTCCCTTACGGAGGAGGAGAGCGATGACTGCAAGGTGCGGCGCATTCAAGAAGCAAATGAATTTGCCGATTCCGCCATGCGCCACATCGAAATGTCCGACAGTGGCAAGCTGAGCACTCTGGAAACTCTCACACTTGCTGCTGAGAGACTGCTAAGGACACAGCGTCCGCCGGACCAGGATTTCGATGACATGGTGCAGGATATGGAGGACTCGCAGCTGATGAGGAACACCATCCAAGCGGTAAATGAGGCGCGTTTGAAGCTTCTCCAGCAATGGGAGCGCAGTAAGCGCAAGGCTCTCGATCTCCTGACCATCGAAATTGAAAAGGTCCAGGAAATGGACCAGGAGCAAGAGCACAAACAGGCCCATGAGCAGGACCAGGATCAGGAGCAGAGTTCGGAGCCTTTTGATGTGTTTCGCGATGGAGCCGATGATCACAACACCTCGACGCCGAAAACAAACGACGAAGATCTTGGTTTggacgatgacgatgaggaCTATGTGCCAGGCGGAGAAGAGACAATAGGAAACAAGAGGAAGCGTATCAAGAAACCGGTGACGTCCACTCCGAATGCCAAACGGCGGTGTCCCGGTTTTGAATTCGACCTGGACGGCGAATCGCCGATGGTGATGATCGGTCCCAATGGCACCGAAGTTTCCCGCATTAGCCTAAGTGCCATCAACTGGGATATGACCGGACCCTCGATCACGAGGAAGCTGCTCTGCGAGATCTTCGATCGGGATACACTGGCCCATCATACGCTCTCCGGAAAACCATCGCCGGCATTTAGGGACTGTGCCCGCCCCAGCAAACAGCAGCTGGATCCGCTCAAGGTGGCCGATCTAGTCTATCTGATGACCAACAGCCTCGACATGACTCCGCGGGAAGTGCGCACCGCCATCACCACAAAATGTGCGGATGAAAACAAGATGCTACGCTCGCGAATGCAGCGCAAATCGAAGTAG
- the LOC6730988 gene encoding protein ovarian tumor locus produces MPDVLQRLVSIGSRKATDPIDRYLERRQLFRKHMIVDASSLFRVVAEQVYDTQMLHYEVRMECVRYMFAKWKTYRRFVSGDFDEYLWQLGKTKTAGTVLELGALCHLYRRNVIIYEPFDMGRMITYSMDYKETLRIFMNGLGHFESVLTMQDVDVGAVSQSVSFKMLYKHVFRLPDVNLAVEWMLYPNTFKMGISYEFDSHGRAIRLLCRNGRSFELDRPENTICLLENSQKCPFHSRGQFDNLSCMRILLEHGKKPFPYSVAKSMHPYMYRNVELTSAIEARREAYQFGIYMGDYNFKVGAKCQVELDTNRRDRLSVCYIQSIDKKKSVCQVFVEEQGKLFDVPYDNLHPLPPDEFKVWDFAQKRLSMSRMERQFSQMGITSRPHSCQSDPRQNFRSGRQSSETRLENVQSVPVGDDHLQQGFVPDPMPGMAPPMPPPPLAVPRPVDVRAQPPFFGPSAWMEPTQPLMPNYLMIRQTTFVQQTQVGPPSIMMQFLTVEHNTFEFGYGPHPPAPQFNLF; encoded by the exons ATGCCCGATGTATTGCAGCGTTTAGTTTCCATTGGAAGTAGAA AGGCAACAGATCCCATAGATCGGTACCTGGAGCGACGTCAACTCTTCCGGAAGCATATGATAGTGGATGCCTCGAGTCTGTTTCGAGTGGTCGCGGAGCAGGTGTACGACACCCAGATGCTTCATTACGAAGTGAGGATGGAGTGCGTTCGCTACATGTTCGCGAAATGGAAGACTTACCGGCGATTTGTGAGTGGAGACTTCGACGAGTACCTGTGGCAGCTGGGCAAGACCAAGACAGCGGGCACCGTACTGGAACTGGGTGCCCTATGCCACCTGTACCGCCGGAATGTCATCATCTACGAACCCTTCGATATGGGCCGGATGATCACATACAGCATGGACTATAAGGAGACCCTACGTATCTTTATGAACGGCCTGGGGCATTTTGAATCCGTGCTGACTATGCAGGACGTCGATGTGGGCGCCGTTTCGCAGTCCGTGTCCTTCAAGATGCTTTACAAGCACGTGTTCCGCCTGCCGGATGTTAATCTCGCTGTGGAATGGATGCTGTATCCAAATACCTTCAAAATGGGCATTAGCTATGAGTTCGACTCGCACGGCCGTGCCATCCGTTTGCTGTGCCGCAACGGACGGAGCTTCGAGCTGGATCGCCCTGAGAACACCATTTGCTTGCTTGAAAACTCCCAGAAATGCCCGTTTCATAGCCGCGGACAGTTTGACAACTTGTCCTGCATGCGGATCCTTCTGGAGCACGGCAAGAAGCCCTTCCCCTATTCGGTAGCTAAGTCAATGCATCCCTATATGTATCGCAACGTTGAGCTGACTAGCGCGATTGAAGCTCGTCGTGAAGCGTATCAATTTGGTATTTACATGGGCGACTACAACTTCAAGGTGGGAGCCAAGTGCCAGGTGGAGTTGGACACCAATAGACGCGATCGGCTTAGCGTTTGTTACATCCAATCGATCGATAAGAAGAAGTCCGTTTGTCAAGTGTTTGTCGAGGAgcagggaaaactttttgacGTGCCCTACGATAATCTACATCCACTGCCACCGGATGAATTCAAGGTCTGGGATTTTGCTCAAAAGCGGCTTTCCATGAGCCGAATGGAGAGGCAGTTTTCTCAGATGGGAATCACATCGCGTCCACATTCATGTCAGTCAGATCCACGTCAAAACTTCAGATCGGGTAGACAAAGTTCTGAAACTAGATTGGAAAATGTCCAGTCGGTACCAGTCGGTGATGATCACCTTCAACAAGGATTCGTCCCAGACCCGATGCCTGGAATGGCTCCCCcaatgccaccaccaccgctgGCCGTTCCTCGTCCCGTTGACGTAAGAGCACAGCCACCTTTTTTCGGGCCTTCTGCATGGATGGAACCCACCCAGCCGTTGATGCCTAACTATTTGATGATTCGTCAGACAACATTCGTTCAACAAACACAAGTTGGTCCGCCGTCGATCATGATGCAGTTTTTAACGGTTGAACACAACACGTTTGAGTTCGGTTATGGCCCCCACCCGCCTGCCCCACAGTTcaacttattttaa
- the LOC6730990 gene encoding transcription initiation factor TFIID subunit 12 translates to MDRNNMDPWSFALNFDDSDKSSDNESHSSTRSSSRSSDTSSESSVEKEPATVIESQSVPGGSYDIITKSNMLQFVQKIDANSSLDDQGCDLMARIADSFVNDVSMRMVKLAKYRKSDVSVVDLKFILKREFNMEFPIE, encoded by the exons atGGATAGGAATAACATGGACCCTTGGTCCTTTGCCCTCAATTTCGATGACAGCGATAAATCGTCGGATAACGAGAGCCACTCCTCGACCAGATCCTCGAGCCGCTCCAGTGACACCAGCAGCGAAAGCTCCGTGGAGAAGGAGCCAGCCACCGTAATTGAGAGCCAGTCTGTCCCTGGCGGCAGCTACGAT ATTATCACCAAGAGCAACATGCTGCAATTTGTGCAGAAAATCGATGCAAATTCCTCGCTGGACGATCAAGGCTGCGATTTGATGGCCAGGATAGCCGATTCCTTTGTTAACGACGTCTCCATGCGCATGGTCAAGTTGGCCAAGTACCGAAAGAGCGACGTTAGCGTGGTGGACCTGAAGTTCATCCTCAAGCGGGAGTTCAACATGGAGTTCCCCATTGAGTAA